catttttaattccagAATGGGAGCCATCCCCTAAGGTAACAACAGTGAAGAGTAAATGAGAGAATACATGACCAGGTGCAGCAGAAAGCCTGGCACCAGGAAGTGTTCCATAAATATCAGCCCCTTATTATTagcaattattattaatattatttggtTGAGGGGAGGTGATGTGAAAGTTCCTTCTTATGCTAATTAGATAGCTGTGAGGCACTTCCTTGGCTAAGTGCAGGCAGGGTTGGCGTCACTTCCATCCGGAATCTTCCAAATTGACCATCAAACTCTTCCCAGCAGCTTACTGAGGCAAAGCCTCCGGTTCCATTGATATTATATAATTCTCTTTCTTGGAGAAGCAGAGGAGCCTGTGGAAGTGCACTTAAGACCCACAGGATGCAGAAACTGAGGGGTGGAAGTGTCCCAGGGTGGAGACTGGTCTTGGAAATAGAACACAGACCTGGGGCGCGGGGGTTGCCAGGCAGGGAGTAGACCTAGGGTTGTGCTGAGGGGTTGTCAGACAGGCAGTTTAGGACGTTGTTTGTCTTTCTCAGTCAGCCACATCAATTCAGCAGAGGCTCTAAGAGGCTGGCTGGGGCAGGCCTAAGCAAGTGTGAGCTGCAGCTCTCTGAGCCAGCCACCGGGGCTTGCTGAGATGCTGGCAGGAAGAGTTGAGGGTTATGGTAGGGAGATGCCTTTTTGAACATGCCTTCTGGAACCAAATGTCAGATGCTGCGTGTCCTGAGAGAGCTGAGTCATTGGGGGCCAAGATCTCATACTCTCTAGAGGCTGGCCTAGACTATTGGCCCAGATGTTGACAGCTGCCTCTGGAGCGCGGTGGGAGCCTGTGGATGGCAGCATCCTCACTGCTTCCAGTGGCTGCTCCAAACTGGTTTCCTGGCTTTCGCCTGGCTTGGAGAGTCTGTCTGCTCACTGATTCCAGGGCCTGTTAAAACATCCTTCAAAGttgcctgtgttttgttttggtttgttttggttttggttttgtttgtttgtttgtttgtttgttttttgcttcatCTGCAAGAAATGCAgctgttttttaaaagtcttgCTATCCTGCTTGGGAAAGCAGAGTGGGGAAATCAGTCTGCCTCTGTGGCTTAGGAGagtagcttttctttttcctgcaaCTTGGTCAGCGCTGTTGTGCTTGGTCCTGAGATAAAAACCCTAGCTACAAGGGCTAGGATGGAGCCACTTAAAGCGTCCACAAGCATTTTGTTGGCAGGTGTTCCCAACCTGGGCTTTCTGGTCATGTTGTCCTTGCCCAAGGAGGAAGGTTCTGGCTGAGACATTATTAGACTGACACCTAGGAGTCTTATCTGTGACACTTTATATCAtgcaaaagtttttttttttttttcttcctttaaccaAAGACCCTGGAACTAGAACCTAAGGCTTCTAACTAACTGATCATCTGACCACAAACATTTTCTAGAGCAAAGGCCTTGGGAACCTCAGTAGAACAAGTATACTGTCTGAAAGGTAGCATTCCTTAGAAATGCCCTCCGTGGATGGATGCTTTTTCCCAACCCTGATCACAACAGTTCACTTGAAGCTGCCTTGACAAGAGAATGTTCTTCAGTGAGAGGCTTACCAGGTGGTTAAAGCAAACTGACTCAAAGGTGATGCTCTGTACTGTGTAcgatggctcacacctgtaatcataGCAGTTGGGAAGCTGAGGGAAGACAACGtttaagagttcaagaccagcctgagctatttCATAGTCATCTGAGCTATTTCAGACCATCCTAACGTGTgatgtgagactttgtctcaattaACAGACAGTTAAAACAAAGTTCTGATTTCATTGAGAACTTTGGGGGCCCTGCACTAGGTACACTTTATCCAGGACAGACAGTTTATAAAGAAATACCTGCAGAGTCAGTAGTCAGTGAGTGTCCTGTGCAAATTGGAGCTGTCTGGTGACTGAGCATTGAACCTTGTAGAGAAGACTGGGTATTTTTGTTTAGGGACATGGAGGATACATAGACTTAACGCTGCAGAGAGCCCTTATTTCATGCGGACTAGCGCTTCAGCTATTTGTGACCAAACTCTTGTCTCCCAGGGGCAAGCATAGTAGGCTCCTCTCTCCATGGCCATGAAGAATTTACCATAGTTTGAGCCCCAGGGAGCCAGGTGTCACTCTCCTGTGATACCAAGTTGGTCTCAGCAAATGGGGTAAACTAGAAACCTACCTCACATCCCCTTGGCAACGCCTTTGATGCAAGATAAACTTAGATGAGAGACAGGAACTGTCATTAACATCTTGAAAAGGCATTTACAGAAACACCACCCTTGACACGGCCCAGTGTGTGTTGTCTTTCTGAagatccttcttcctcttctccatcttcccttcccccagtccCTTGAAGTTCTTTGTGGAATCTTCCCACAGAGTAATCTTTCCTTTGGGTTCCAAATTGTGTCTCCTTTGCGCTGAGGTCTCGGCCttctgctgctatttctttaaatTGATCTCCATCCGAATTCCAAATGCAAAGGTCAGCAGGCAAGGAAACGGCACTTCTCATAGAAAACAATACGCACTTTCTAAATTTGAACCAAGCCGTTTCCGCTCTTTGATTTAAGTGACTTCCTGGGGTTCCGTGTCAGGCACTGCAGTTGAATCTCTGGCCGGATGCCAACTTAAAATTGCACTCTCTCAGTGAAATTAGAAACTGATCCAGGGCTGGCTTAGCTATTCTAGTAAATAGCATTTAGTCTGAATGTTCAGCTCAGCACTTGAAAATGGGTGATGTGAGCACCCCTTGAGAGGATTTCCCATGCAAGTTGCTGGGAGCTCACCTGCCCGGGGGTTATTGGCTGCTGGCGGTGGCTGCTCTGGGAAGTGGGAGTAACAGGCTAATGTCCTGGATGATCAGCCATCAGATGCATCCCTTCCTTCTCAGTATCCAAAGGCTTTGTTTATCCCGCTCATGAGCTCTGAGGAGCACACAGCAGCTGTTGTATTGACCACATATGTGGTCCTCAGTGCCCAGGGCAGCCCCTGCCTACTTAGGAAAtcaaaatggttttattttgaaGCAGTGATGAATTGTTTAGGACTTTCTATGTACCCAGCTGGGTGCTAGGTACCAGGtgtgtattttctcatttaatcctTGCAAGAACTCCTTTAAAGACAGGAAACTTGGGGTTCCCAGCACGCACCactacagaggcaggtggatccctgtgaattcaaggccagcctgttaaAACATCGAGttcagggatacacagtgagaccttccCCCTCATGTCCCCCCTCCCCAAAAGGTACTCAGATGGGGGGAGGGTGACTCAGTTGGTACAGGTGCTTGctcacaagcctgaggacctgagttcagtcattATCATCatacataaaggtggaaggagagagagggattgTCCCCTAAGAGAAGTTTTGTCCCCTGAcccacatacacatttaaaaataatttaggccaggcattggtggcacaTGACATTAATACCAgaagcatgtggatctctgagttcaaggccagcctggtctacagagtgagtgccaggttagccagggctacacagctgacagagaaaacctgtctcaatcccccaaccccccaaaacaaaacttaaCAGGGAAGTTGTGACTTGCTCACTGCAATGCTTATTGGGATTAAAGCTGGTTTTGAGACAGCTtagtctgtagcccaggctagatcCTACTATTGTAGTCCCCTTTGCTTATACTTCCCAAGTTCTTTGATTATgagcatgtaccactatgcctggctctgccACCCATACCCCACCCTGTGGTGCTGATGACCAAAGCCAGAACCTGTGAGGCACCATAGGAAAGCCCCGTACCACCAAGCCGCACTTCAGCCCAGTAGATGTTATCTCTTCCAGTATTGACCATTTTTGACCAGTATTCCATTTTTGACCATTTAAGCCTAGGCTCCCAAGGCCTCATCTTAAGGTTGAGGGGAGTGTCATGTATTGATGCTTggaatccattttctttttttccttcctctcctccaggaCCCCTAGAAGCCTGTCTTTTGGTGCAGTTCAGGACCTCCACCCTCATGGAGCCCCCGATTCCACAGAGCGGTGTCCCTTTGAATCCCAGCTCAGTCATGGTGCAGCCCCTCCTTGACGGCAGAGTGCCCCACAGCCGGCTCCAGCACCCTCTCACCATCTTACCCATTGACCAGATGAAGACCAGCCACGTGGAGAACGACTACATAGACAACCCTAGCCTGGCCCCTGCCACGGGTCCCAAGCGGTCCCGGGGTGGGGCCCCAGAGTTGGCTCCTACACCTGCCCGCTGTGACCAGGATGTTACTCACCACTGGATCTCTTTCAGCGGTCGGCCCAGCtctgtaagcagcagcagcagtactTCCTCCGATCAGAGGCTTCTAGATCACATGGCTCCACCGCCCGTGGCTGAGCAGGCCTCGCCAAGGGCCGTGCGCCTCCAGCCCAAGGTGGTCCACTGTAAGCCACTGGACCTCAAGGGCCCAGCAGCTCCGCCAGAGCTAGACAAGCACTTCTTACTGTGTGAGGCCTGTGGGAAGTGTAAGTGCAAGGAGTGTGCGTCCCCTCGGACGTTACCCTCCTGCTGGGTCTGCAACCAGGAGTGCCTGTGCTCTGCCCAGACCCTGGTCAACTATGGCACATGCATGTGCCTGGTGCAAGGTATCTTCTACCACTGTACTAATGAGGATGATGAGGGCTCTTGCGCTGACCATCCCTGCTCCTGCTCCGGCTCCAACTGCTGCGCCCGCTGGTCCTTCATGGGTGCCCTCTCTGTGGTGCTGCCTTGTCTGCTGTGCTACCTGCCAGCCACAGGCTGCGTCAAGCTGGCCCAGCGCGGCTATGACCGCCTGAGACGCCCCGGTTGCCGTTGCAAGCACACGAACAGCGTCATCTGCAAGGCAGCCAGCGGGGACACGAAGGCCAGCAGGTCCGACAAGCCTTTCTGACACTTTGGATGAAAAACATGGTCtctcctgccagtctcctgaggcTGACCTTActcatctgtcctctcctaaaCCCTAGATTGGGAAGAAACCGGCAGAGAACACTACTGCCTAGCCTCGAGTCCCCAAAAGGATTAAGATGTACTTTGGGGATTTTCATGGTCTTGAAACTTTGTTAAACAGCAGTGACAGTGTCAGGGTGTGGTGGTAGGGGGCCAGTTTTCCtatttcagaagatggaagacAGATGTGGACACAAACTCTGCAAGTTTAGCCACTCAGTGGCCTTCCCAGTCCCTCTCTCCCACTTTGCcattctctctggctcctgctgGAGCCTCCTACCTGGGAGGAACAGCTAATGGGAGGCGAGATACCTCGAGGAAGACTCTCAGAGCCTTGATTTCTATCTTTTCCGCCTCTGTCCGTGCCTGTTGGCCTTGGCCTCTTGGGAAGGTACACCGTAGCAATTCCTGCTGTATGTACTTGATGGCTGAGAACAAAATCGACAGTAAGCTGCCGTCTCCCTGGAGCCGCAGGATGGAGAAAGAACCATCTGGCAGTGTGTTCCTCCTAGTGTCAATCACTAACTTGGGGGTGACTGCTCATCACGCCATCCTCCGGTTCTTAACCGAGTCACAGACTGGCCTGCCTGCTGTGTGTCCTGAGCTCTTTCTACTCAGATTCTTTATAGAAACTTGCTGGGTTAAGGCGGCCAGGATGACACTAGCAAGACCAAATATCATTTTGCCAATGAGTCTGAGGCTGTGGTCTCTGGATCCAGCCATgatgtttttatatgtttaattAAACTAGATGCTATTGGTGtttaaacaataataatacaaCAACTTGCTTCCTTTTGGGCCACCCCCAGGAAGGGCTGATTTCAAAATCTGGGGGCAAGCAACCTCAAGGAGCGGTTCCCCTGCACATCAAGAATGGCAAAGAAGAGGCCGTACCTCCCATTGGCAGAATGACAGTTGAGCCGAACTGGGGTTGGGTTTTCTTCTGattctgctgcttgctgtcaTAGCCTTTTGTGTATAGTGATATGTCTGTCTTTATGTAAATAGAGAGATGACAGAATCTATTTTAGTGTTAGGAGGCCCCGGTGGGGAAGTCAGAAGATGCCAGAGAGGGTGGGGAACGATTCTCCAGGGGCTGCTGGATTTGAGCCCCACTTTttgtgtgcaacacacacacacacacacacacacacccctcccaacAGCCCCCAAAGACGTAGCAACTCTTTCTCTCACGGTGCTAAAGGACTCAGAAAGTGCAGCACGTCCAATGGGTAGGTACTTGTTGCATGCAAAAAGCTATCATGTCTCTGGTCCTTGCCCCCAGATGTTGTGtggggttgttttttttcttttt
This DNA window, taken from Arvicanthis niloticus isolate mArvNil1 chromosome 14, mArvNil1.pat.X, whole genome shotgun sequence, encodes the following:
- the Spry4 gene encoding protein sprouty homolog 4 translates to MEPPIPQSGVPLNPSSVMVQPLLDGRVPHSRLQHPLTILPIDQMKTSHVENDYIDNPSLAPATGPKRSRGGAPELAPTPARCDQDVTHHWISFSGRPSSVSSSSSTSSDQRLLDHMAPPPVAEQASPRAVRLQPKVVHCKPLDLKGPAAPPELDKHFLLCEACGKCKCKECASPRTLPSCWVCNQECLCSAQTLVNYGTCMCLVQGIFYHCTNEDDEGSCADHPCSCSGSNCCARWSFMGALSVVLPCLLCYLPATGCVKLAQRGYDRLRRPGCRCKHTNSVICKAASGDTKASRSDKPF